Proteins from a genomic interval of Vanacampus margaritifer isolate UIUO_Vmar chromosome 4, RoL_Vmar_1.0, whole genome shotgun sequence:
- the adma gene encoding adrenomedullin a, producing MKLIFQAFLYCCLVATAAHCVELEVNPKLKKRLSKWLESRLRRDLDSTTANSEHFVRQEDIRDTMLPHSSTETNVRTKRSKNSANQSRRQGCYLGTCSVHDLAHRLHVLNNTLKMGTAPPIKMSSKGYGRRRRSLPASTVALRLEQGRLRPVWRNTDSQVHRLEALLRQT from the exons ATGAAACTCATCTTCCAGGCCTTCCTCTATTGCTGCCTGGTGGCCACAGCGGCACACTGTGTGGAACTTGAAGTGAATCCCAAGTTAAAAAAGAG ACTCAGCAAATGGCTCGAGAGCAGACTCAGACGGGATCTGGACAGCACGACTGCGAACTCTGAGCACTTTGTCCGGCAAGAGGACATCAGGGATACCATGCTGCCACATTCCAG caCTGAAACCAATGTGCGAACCAAGAGGTCCAAAAATTCTGCCAACCAGTCGAGAAGACAGGGTTGTTACCTGGGGACCTGCTCGGTGCACGACCTGGCGCACCGTCTGCACGTACTCAACAACACGCTGAAGATGGGCACCGCCCCCCCTATCAAGATGAGCTCAAAAGGGTACGGCCGCAGACGTCGCTCCCTACCAGCCAGCACAGTCGCACTGAGGCTGGAGCAGGGCAGGCTCAGGCCTGTGTGGCGCAACACTGACTCTCAGGTCCATAGGCTTGAGGCTCTGCTCAGGCAAACATGA